In Oscillatoria sp. FACHB-1407, one DNA window encodes the following:
- a CDS encoding NYN domain-containing protein, whose product MSRSTPQGILLVDGYNMIGAWPNLRETRDRDGLEAARRDLIEALLSYSAYQDFETEVVFDAQYQGTPGTREVINRHFAIFYTDYKQTADSYIELACSRFRNDVRKFKQRLIVATSDEAQRLTVVGYGAECMSAQKLWAEVEGATHRVRKTQRSKGRSPQRFLSSSLDPIAQQRLAQLRLGLDGEKK is encoded by the coding sequence ATGTCACGCTCCACCCCTCAAGGAATTTTGTTAGTTGATGGCTACAACATGATTGGAGCGTGGCCCAATCTGAGGGAAACTCGCGATCGCGACGGATTAGAGGCGGCTCGGCGCGACCTGATTGAGGCGTTGTTGAGCTACAGTGCTTATCAAGATTTTGAAACAGAAGTGGTGTTTGATGCTCAATATCAGGGCACTCCGGGCACTCGTGAGGTCATCAATCGCCATTTCGCCATCTTTTACACCGATTACAAACAAACCGCTGACTCTTACATCGAGTTAGCCTGTTCCCGCTTTCGCAATGATGTACGCAAGTTTAAGCAACGGCTGATTGTGGCAACCTCCGATGAGGCACAACGGCTGACGGTGGTGGGCTATGGGGCAGAGTGTATGTCGGCGCAAAAACTGTGGGCCGAGGTGGAAGGCGCAACCCATCGCGTGCGAAAAACGCAACGCAGCAAAGGGCGATCGCCCCAACGGTTTCTCTCCAGTTCCCTCGATCCGATCGCCCAACAACGTCTGGCACAGCTACGTTTGGGGCTAGATGGCGAAAAAAAGTGA
- a CDS encoding cupin domain-containing protein, with translation MDKINLAEKLAQFSDYWSPKTVAQLNHYDIMVVKVKDEFVWHKHDETDDFFLVLKGRLTIQMRDRDIHLEAGELFVVPRGIEHRPVAEEEVHLLLIEPTGTPNTGDRTTAATRQLI, from the coding sequence ATGGATAAAATCAACCTGGCTGAAAAACTGGCTCAATTCTCAGACTACTGGTCGCCTAAAACGGTCGCTCAACTAAATCATTACGACATTATGGTAGTCAAGGTGAAGGATGAGTTTGTCTGGCACAAACACGATGAGACAGATGACTTCTTTCTGGTGTTGAAGGGGCGGTTGACGATTCAGATGCGCGATCGCGACATTCATCTTGAAGCAGGTGAGTTATTTGTAGTGCCTCGTGGAATCGAGCATCGCCCGGTTGCCGAAGAGGAAGTGCATCTCTTGCTGATTGAACCGACTGGAACACCGAATACGGGCGATCGAACCACCGCCGCCACCCGACAACTCATTTGA